Within candidate division WOR-3 bacterium, the genomic segment CGGAACGACATTTGGAAAGATAAGACCAGGGGAGGTAAGTTCAAAAGGTAAGGAAGGGTCGGGTTTGAAGATGGTGCCGGTTGGTCTAAATGCGGTGGCAAGGCCAGTGTTGGTTATGCTGATAAATAGTTTGAATGTATCTGAATTCTGAGTCTGGTAGTAGCCACAAATCTTAATTAAGGGCAAAGCGACCTGAAGGACAAGTGGAATTTGCCAGAATCCCTGTGTTGAGTCGGTGAAGGTAATGGTTGCGAGTGCGAAATCGCCATTTTTGGCGTTAGGGTTAACCCGGATGAGAAATAGCCTGGCGGTGATTTCCGAGTCGGGCAGAATCCCGGGAAGATAGCCGAAGTTGTTTTCTATTGTGATAAGGGGTGATTCTGAAGAGATGCGGCAGCGCAGACCGGTTGTCTTAATCGTGCCGGTGTTTTTCAAATAAAGGCGCAGGGAAAAGGTTTCGTTAGGTGAAGGTATGCCGTTTTTGTCGCCGGTTGAGTCAATAATCTCATATTTTAAGAGGGTGATATTAGGACCGGTCAAAACCGGAATTGAGTCCTGATAAGGGCGATGGTTTTTGGCAACTACGAAAAGTCTTGCCCAGCCAGGGGTGAGGCAATTGGGTTTTAAAAGCGCAGTGCCATCAGGACCGGTCACTGCCCTGACAAATGTTTCATTTTCCTTGCAAATGGTTACGGTTGCGCGGGCAACCGGTCCGGTTTTGTCCGATACCGTGATTCTTGTCAGGTCTTTTCCGGTTGGCAGCCGCAGCGGCTTTGAGACTAAAAGAGAGGCAAGGGTGTCGGTGTGAACCGGCATTGCCGGGTCTCCAAGGAGGTTGAGGCAGAACTGGTGCCAGCGATAAACATTTGCCTCCTGACTGAAGGGGATGAAATGAGTCTTTGTCCGGGCAAGGATTTCGCCGATCGTCGCGCTGGAGTTGAAGAGTTCGTAAAAGAAGCGGGCATCAAACCGGTCAGAATAGCCAAAGCCAGGGTTACCAGGTGCGCCCCAGCCATAAGAGGAGTTGCCGATAAAGGCAACTCCTCCACCATTTGGATTTAAGACAAAATGCTCGGCGATGGCATCAAAGTCAAATGCGTTTGTCCAGCAGCCAATTGAATAGCCGATGCCCTGGCGATTGAGGTTGGCAAGACCGTCGATATGATGATTGCGCAGAGTCGCCTGCTGGCTCAAGCCAAGCGCATCAATCCAGCCATGACCGCAGTGGTTGAATATACCCGAGCCTGAATTCAACAGTGCCAGTGCGGTGTCAATGGTAACCATCATCTGGGATTCGTAGAGTTTTAGGACATCATAATAAGAAGGCAGATGACGCTCCCTGATTCTTTCTTTGGCAATGGCTTCGTCGGTGTAAGGCTCATTCCAGAGGACAGCAGCAGAAAAAAGGGCGTGGTTCAGATAGTCGTTATAAAGGCTATTTTCATAATTGAGGATTTTATTGACAAACACCTCTGCCTGTTGGGTGCTATTTACCGGTGCCCTGCCCACATAGATGTCAGGATAAAGGTCAACCGCGTCAAAAACTTCACCAAAGACACCATTGTGATTTTCATCCCAGGTGCCATCAAGGTCAGAGAAGTAAAGGTCGCAGGGAAGTGAGTCTTCACGCGGATGCAACCGGGCAGAGCAGGCAAAGGCAAACGCCTTGCGGAAAGGGATGATGTCGGTGTCACCGCCTAAAAGGAGAAACTTCAGTCCGGAATCCCGGGCGCAGATTTGCAAATAGGTGCGCAGTTTCTCGGCGTTATCTCTGCCCGGATAATTTTCGGTTATCCACTCAATCTGCCTGATCTTAGAGGAAAGACCGGTGTTTTGGCGCCACAAGGAGAGGCGCTGAAATGTTGGCTCCATCTCCTGGTTGGTGACAATCAGGTGTTCAAGCGGACCGTTGTCGGCAAAGTCTACCCTTTTTGTCTTCTCATAGCCCATCTCAATTTTTAGCCTTTTGACCAGGCGCAGTTTTCCCTGAGAGGGCAAAAACTGAACCGGTGTGAGAAGGAGCGATACCAAAGGTTTTCCGCGCATAACACCCTGACCGGTAATTGAGCAGAAGTCTTCGGGATAAAACTCATTGAGGCTGTAGATGGCAGGGTCGTTCTCAACAAACCTGGGCGTTGATGAGGAGAGGATTGATGGTGGCTGGCAGGATGAAATTGAGTAAGTGCCGGGGAGTGTCTCCAACTCAAGTTCAATAATATTGAGACCGGTCGCCTTTGTTCCTTTTGGCAGGGTGATGTTCACCCCGATTTTGGGCAGTGCGGGCGCGCCAGGATGTCCTAAGGGTTCGGCATCAGGCAGGTTGATTAAAACCCCACGTGCGGTTGTTTTTATCTCCAGGTCGCGGGCAGAGAATCTGAAGACGGTGTCAATCTTTCCTGCGGTGGCTGCCTCCGCAGAAAAGGTAATGACGATAATGATGAGTATGAGAAAGGGTCTCACCTTGCCGCTCCGTTTAAGAGGTGGTTTTTTAAATATTCCAGCCCCTGTTCTTTGGTCGTGATTTTGCCCTCAACCTGCAGGTCCTCAAGTTCCTGCAATATCACCTTGAACACCGGCCCTGGTTTCATACCCAAGGCGATCAGGTCGTCACCGGTCACCAGCCTTTTGATCTTTGCCTTTGCCGCCTCGGCGCGCGCCTGTTCAATCATCCTGGTGATGGTCTGTTCAAGATGGGTTGTTCTGCCTGCGGTTGCCCAGCCATCGGCATAGCAGAGAATCATCAGACCAAAAGCCTCTTCACCCAAATCGCGAAAGTAGCGCCTGATCGCCCTTTCAGTAAGTTCGGGTGCGGTGGCAAGGAGGTGCAGGCGCATATGCTCCTTGACCAGGGTTCTGACCATCTTTATCTGCGACCGGGAAAGACGCAGCCGGTTATAGCCGATTGTTACCGCCAGTTTGGCACCAAGGCTGTCATGACCGTAAAAATGGACCTCACCCAACTCGGTTGTAAACCGGGTATGGGGCTTGGCGATGTCGTGGAGAAGTCCGGCAAGTTTTAAGAGGGCGCGGCGATAGGGGAAGTTGTCAAAGTATGCGTGCCATTCCGGCTCAAATCGGGAAAAGAAATTGGGACCGGACAAGATTTCATCAATCTTAT encodes:
- a CDS encoding C25 family cysteine peptidase, with the protein product MRPFLILIIIVITFSAEAATAGKIDTVFRFSARDLEIKTTARGVLINLPDAEPLGHPGAPALPKIGVNITLPKGTKATGLNIIELELETLPGTYSISSCQPPSILSSSTPRFVENDPAIYSLNEFYPEDFCSITGQGVMRGKPLVSLLLTPVQFLPSQGKLRLVKRLKIEMGYEKTKRVDFADNGPLEHLIVTNQEMEPTFQRLSLWRQNTGLSSKIRQIEWITENYPGRDNAEKLRTYLQICARDSGLKFLLLGGDTDIIPFRKAFAFACSARLHPREDSLPCDLYFSDLDGTWDENHNGVFGEVFDAVDLYPDIYVGRAPVNSTQQAEVFVNKILNYENSLYNDYLNHALFSAAVLWNEPYTDEAIAKERIRERHLPSYYDVLKLYESQMMVTIDTALALLNSGSGIFNHCGHGWIDALGLSQQATLRNHHIDGLANLNRQGIGYSIGCWTNAFDFDAIAEHFVLNPNGGGVAFIGNSSYGWGAPGNPGFGYSDRFDARFFYELFNSSATIGEILARTKTHFIPFSQEANVYRWHQFCLNLLGDPAMPVHTDTLASLLVSKPLRLPTGKDLTRITVSDKTGPVARATVTICKENETFVRAVTGPDGTALLKPNCLTPGWARLFVVAKNHRPYQDSIPVLTGPNITLLKYEIIDSTGDKNGIPSPNETFSLRLYLKNTGTIKTTGLRCRISSESPLITIENNFGYLPGILPDSEITARLFLIRVNPNAKNGDFALATITFTDSTQGFWQIPLVLQVALPLIKICGYYQTQNSDTFKLFISITNTGLATAFRPTGTIFKPDPSLPFELTSPGLIFPNVVPGETAWSLVPCQFITSFSSIRLGVNIVTNGYLFSDTLKIILENTGIFASFDSGPAGWEIGGINGTWSLSSQRFHSPPFSFYAGDSSGFYPDNCHTWLVSPRFIIPPNACLSFFRWFSVPTYGVDGLYVVICKGDIADTLDFIGSGGALGARPLGLTSEWLNQTYDLSHYPAGESCRLKFIFVSDNDGATGEGFYLDDIRVYSLDSVKLLQPETTRILGLFPNPVRNRTTVFFSLAQPASVRLAIFDPQGRMVKSLISEQKPAGYYSLAWDGTDDKGRSLPAGVYFLRLLFENLPPARIQRKIVRVK
- a CDS encoding HD domain-containing protein, with translation IPAVNSLIDPFGGEGDIRAGIIRPVTENSLSLDPLRLLRALRLALELKFTVHPSVYEQAEKISLKNTAPERIGMEFLRILDASGSSPYLKQLHQLSHLKEILPELAPLLADEELWQHTLRTCYKIDEILSGPNFFSRFEPEWHAYFDNFPYRRALLKLAGLLHDIAKPHTRFTTELGEVHFYGHDSLGAKLAVTIGYNRLRLSRSQIKMVRTLVKEHMRLHLLATAPELTERAIRRYFRDLGEEAFGLMILCYADGWATAGRTTHLEQTITRMIEQARAEAAKAKIKRLVTGDDLIALGMKPGPVFKVILQELEDLQVEGKITTKEQGLEYLKNHLLNGAAR